From Pantoea sp. At-9b, the proteins below share one genomic window:
- a CDS encoding NtaA/DmoA family FMN-dependent monooxygenase (This protein belongs to a clade of FMN-dependent monooxygenases, within a broader family of flavin-dependent oxidoreductases, the luciferase-like monooxygenase (LMM) family, some of whose members use coenzyme F420 rather than FMN.) has product MSQPYRRKLKTLVGASSVISAGNDSQPGLGIARAIELAKIAEREKITGLFTADLLQADPAGLAGTTGSQDPLMVLAALSQATSQIGLIATVSTSWLHPYHLARQVGTLDHLSGGRAGWNAVTSSVGEENFGDSPLPPPQERYARATEFIEVMNALYDANEREAAQRTASGGIRIDPARLHPINYRGDYFQVAGPLNVPPSPQRRPVQFQAGQSEAGVTLGARYAEVIYTSQPSFEAAQAFVADVHQRARRFGREHHPPLIMNSFHSIIGDSDADVARRLREKHERIDYEQGRLRVADMLGGEVDLHDQPLDRPLPAALIPQVAQVQRRQGRAAIFRQYALEGMTLRELIIKAEETGHWFVAGTPATLADAIEQRYQAGVLDVISLHGLGQPDQQDLLLNGLLPELRRRKLLDTDYQGDDFRSSLELAPLRQTAV; this is encoded by the coding sequence GTGTCGCAACCCTATCGCAGAAAACTCAAGACGCTGGTGGGTGCCAGCAGCGTCATTTCGGCAGGCAATGACAGCCAGCCGGGGCTGGGCATCGCGCGCGCCATTGAACTGGCAAAAATTGCAGAGCGCGAGAAGATCACCGGGTTATTTACCGCTGATTTATTACAGGCCGATCCTGCCGGACTGGCTGGCACCACCGGCAGCCAGGATCCGCTGATGGTGCTCGCGGCACTGAGTCAGGCCACGTCACAGATTGGTTTGATCGCCACCGTCAGCACCAGTTGGTTGCATCCTTACCATTTGGCACGCCAGGTGGGTACGCTCGATCACCTGAGCGGCGGGCGTGCAGGCTGGAATGCGGTAACCTCTTCCGTTGGTGAGGAGAATTTTGGCGACAGCCCGCTGCCGCCACCGCAGGAACGCTATGCGCGTGCCACGGAGTTTATCGAGGTGATGAATGCGCTTTATGACGCGAACGAACGCGAAGCGGCACAGCGCACCGCCAGTGGCGGGATACGCATTGATCCTGCCAGGCTGCACCCGATCAACTATCGGGGCGACTATTTCCAGGTTGCGGGACCACTGAATGTACCGCCTTCACCGCAACGTCGCCCGGTGCAGTTCCAGGCCGGACAATCGGAGGCAGGTGTCACGCTGGGGGCGCGCTACGCCGAGGTGATCTACACCTCACAACCCAGCTTTGAAGCGGCACAGGCGTTTGTGGCGGACGTACACCAGCGTGCGCGGCGTTTCGGACGTGAGCATCATCCACCGCTGATCATGAACTCATTCCATTCGATTATTGGAGACAGCGACGCGGATGTGGCGCGTCGTCTGCGAGAAAAACATGAACGCATCGACTATGAGCAGGGCCGGTTGCGCGTGGCGGATATGCTCGGCGGCGAGGTGGATTTGCACGATCAACCGCTGGATCGTCCCTTGCCTGCCGCGTTGATCCCACAAGTGGCGCAGGTACAGCGCCGTCAGGGCCGCGCCGCGATTTTCCGCCAGTATGCGCTGGAAGGAATGACCTTGCGTGAGCTGATTATTAAAGCAGAAGAGACCGGGCATTGGTTTGTTGCCGGGACGCCTGCCACGCTGGCGGATGCCATTGAACAACGTTATCAGGCCGGGGTGCTGGATGTGATTTCCCTGCATGGGCTGGGACAACCGGATCAGCAGGATTTATTACTGAACGGCTTGTT
- a CDS encoding LLM class flavin-dependent oxidoreductase, with protein sequence MSQTQRQLRLGAIIQGASGNMSAWRHPDAVPDASINVDYVLDLARKAEQAKIDFLFVADGLYITPQSIPHFLNRFEPITLLSALSLVTKKIGLVATLSTSYSEPFTVARQFASLDHLSGGRVGWNVVTSPLAGSARNFSRATHPEHDERYRVASEYLQVVKGLWDSWEEDAFVRDKSSGQFFDPDKLHTLNHKGTYFSVQGPLNVGRSPQGRPIVFQAGASEAGKAFAAEAADAIYTRQETLEQAREFRADVRRRLVAQGRDADDIRVFQGISVIIGATAEDAEQRYQQTAELVTIDKALAYLGRYFEHHDFSQYPLDEPFPQIGDLGENSFRSTTDTIKRNAQARGLTLRQVALEEATPRPSFLGTAQQVAEGLAQWFLAGATDGFIVRGGTPTAFDDFVEQVIPLLQQRGIYRTEYEGTTLRENLGLTAPENQFARQRRQQVA encoded by the coding sequence GCGGTGCCGGATGCCAGCATCAACGTGGACTATGTGCTGGATCTGGCACGCAAAGCCGAACAGGCGAAAATTGATTTTCTGTTCGTCGCCGATGGTTTGTATATCACGCCCCAGTCGATACCCCATTTTCTCAATCGTTTTGAACCCATTACCCTGTTGTCCGCGCTGTCGCTGGTGACAAAGAAAATTGGCCTGGTCGCGACACTCTCCACCTCCTACAGCGAGCCTTTTACCGTCGCGCGTCAGTTTGCCAGTCTTGATCATCTGAGTGGTGGCCGTGTCGGCTGGAACGTGGTCACCTCACCCCTGGCAGGCTCGGCGAGGAACTTCTCGCGTGCCACTCATCCCGAACATGATGAACGATATCGTGTCGCCAGCGAATATTTGCAGGTGGTCAAAGGCCTGTGGGATTCGTGGGAAGAGGATGCGTTTGTCAGGGATAAAAGCAGTGGACAGTTTTTCGATCCTGACAAACTGCACACCCTTAACCACAAAGGCACCTATTTCTCCGTGCAGGGACCGCTCAACGTCGGTCGTTCACCGCAGGGCAGGCCGATTGTGTTCCAGGCTGGAGCCTCAGAAGCCGGTAAAGCGTTTGCCGCAGAAGCCGCCGATGCCATCTATACGCGCCAGGAAACGCTGGAGCAGGCGCGTGAGTTCCGCGCAGACGTGCGCCGCCGTCTGGTGGCGCAGGGGCGAGATGCCGACGATATTCGCGTCTTCCAGGGGATCAGCGTCATCATCGGCGCGACCGCAGAGGACGCTGAGCAACGTTACCAGCAAACCGCCGAGCTGGTGACCATCGATAAAGCGCTGGCGTATCTTGGCCGCTACTTTGAACATCACGACTTTAGCCAGTACCCGCTGGATGAACCTTTCCCGCAGATCGGCGATCTCGGCGAGAACAGTTTCCGCAGCACCACCGACACCATTAAACGTAATGCCCAGGCTCGTGGTCTGACGCTGCGCCAGGTGGCGCTGGAAGAAGCCACTCCGCGTCCCAGTTTCCTCGGCACCGCACAACAGGTAGCGGAGGGGTTGGCGCAGTGGTTCCTCGCCGGAGCGACCGATGGATTTATCGTGCGTGGCGGCACGCCAACCGCCTTTGATGACTTCGTTGAACAGGTCATTCCGCTGCTGCAACAGCGCGGGATTTATCGCACCGAATACGAAGGGACGACGCTACGCGAAAACCTCGGGCTAACCGCGCCGGAGAACCAATTTGCCCGGCAGCGCCGTCAGCAGGTGGCCTGA
- a CDS encoding M20 family metallopeptidase gives MSDITHWQQALASSLEHHSAQYIAIAKTIFQRPETGNNEYFASEQLTGLLQAQGFRVTRNVAGHETAFYAEKSSDKPGPTIAFLAEYDALIGIGHACGHNLIGTTSVAAAITLAQVLAETGGRVVVLGTPAEEGGLAGQGGPKGNVKKRFVEAGLLTGIDAALMVHPAGKTRLTEATLANNHLYFHFYGKPSHAASAPHEGINALDALVLLYNGISVLRQQLPDGVRVHGIITNGGQAPNVIPEYASAHYYIRADSREQLELLEPRLRAIAKGVALATGTRVEIDHQVGPRDFRLNPALDALLLEELTAAGEQVDLSPQKNKVSTDAGDISHAVPTAHPWLKIGPDDLIFHTVPFREAANSERGYQALLIGARVLARTGLRLLTDAGALQAIKADFTRP, from the coding sequence ATGAGCGATATCACCCACTGGCAGCAGGCGCTGGCAAGCAGCCTTGAACACCACAGCGCACAGTACATTGCCATCGCCAAAACCATCTTTCAGCGCCCGGAAACCGGCAACAATGAATACTTCGCCAGCGAACAGTTGACCGGGTTGTTGCAGGCGCAGGGGTTCCGGGTGACGCGTAATGTTGCCGGGCATGAAACCGCCTTTTACGCGGAGAAAAGTAGCGACAAACCGGGGCCGACCATCGCTTTTCTGGCGGAATACGATGCGCTGATCGGGATTGGTCATGCCTGCGGCCACAACCTGATTGGCACCACCAGCGTGGCGGCGGCCATCACCCTGGCACAGGTGCTGGCGGAAACCGGCGGGCGGGTAGTGGTACTGGGCACGCCTGCGGAAGAAGGCGGTCTGGCGGGACAGGGCGGTCCGAAAGGCAATGTGAAAAAACGTTTCGTTGAGGCGGGATTACTGACAGGGATTGATGCGGCGCTGATGGTGCACCCCGCCGGGAAAACACGCCTTACTGAAGCCACGCTGGCGAATAATCACCTCTATTTTCACTTCTACGGTAAGCCGTCGCACGCCGCCAGTGCGCCGCATGAAGGGATTAACGCGCTCGATGCGTTGGTGTTGCTGTACAACGGCATCAGCGTACTGCGCCAGCAACTACCGGATGGCGTGCGTGTGCACGGCATTATCACCAACGGCGGCCAGGCACCGAATGTGATCCCGGAATATGCCTCAGCGCATTACTACATCCGTGCCGACAGCCGCGAGCAGTTGGAGTTGCTGGAGCCGCGCCTGCGCGCGATTGCCAAAGGCGTTGCGCTGGCTACCGGCACCCGGGTTGAGATCGATCATCAGGTTGGTCCGCGCGATTTTCGCCTGAATCCGGCGCTGGATGCGCTGCTGCTGGAAGAACTCACCGCTGCGGGTGAACAGGTCGATCTGTCGCCACAAAAGAACAAAGTCTCGACGGATGCCGGGGATATCAGCCACGCGGTGCCGACCGCACATCCCTGGCTGAAGATCGGTCCCGACGATCTGATTTTCCACACCGTGCCCTTTCGTGAAGCCGCTAACTCGGAACGGGGTTATCAGGCGTTGCTGATCGGTGCGCGGGTACTGGCTCGCACCGGCCTGCGTCTGTTGACCGATGCCGGGGCCTTGCAAGCCATCAAAGCTGATTTTACGCGGCCATAA